The following DNA comes from Terriglobia bacterium.
TGGTTCGAAGGTTCCCCTGACACCCGGCACCCGACACCTGAAACCTTTTCGAAAACTTCTGCAAAGGTGAAACTGGACCGCGTCCGCGAAACTGAACCGCTCATGCATAATCGCCAAACTGCTCTCTACGTTGTTTGACATCCGGGCCCACTATGGCTGAACTCTATCCGGCTCCCTTTGCGAACCTTCTCAAGCGCATGTTCGTCGAGTACGAACGTGAAGGGAAGATCTTCGACCTGCCCAAACGAAAATTCTACAAGGCGGACTCATCGCTGGACACCTCAGTCCGGATGCACGGCCATCCGGCCTCGTCCCCGCTGGGTCCCGCCGCGGGGCCCCAGGACCAGATGGCGCAGAACATCGTCCTCGCCTGGCTCGCGGGTTCGCGCATCCTGGAATTGAAGACCATTCAAATCAACGACGAACTCAAGATTGCGCGGCCCTGTATCGACGCACACAATATTGGCTATAACATCGAGTGGTCGCAGGAACTGAAGCTTGAGCAGTCGCTCCGCGAGTATGTCGCCGGATCGATGCTCATTGACATTCTGAAATCGTCCGGGATGGGCGACGTCGAGCGATCCCCTGAAAAGACTCAAACCATCTTTGACATGTCGGTCGGTTACGATCTGGCCGGCATTTCCACTCCCCGCGTCCGCGCCTGGATGGAATCGATGAAGGATGCGTCGGCCCTGGTGGAAGAGCTGCGGCAGCAGATCCCGGCGGAGTTCAAGGACCTGCGCGGTCTCAATTTCAGTACGCGCCTCAGCGATACCCTGACCTTGTCCACGTTCCATGGCTGCCCCGCCCATGAAATCGAAAGGATCGTTGATTTTCTGCTCCGTGAAATGGGGCTCCACGTCATTATCAAGTTGAACCCCACGTTGCTGGGTAAACCGGCCGTAGACCACCTGCTGCACGACGTCATGGGTTACCACGAGATTCGAACGGAGCAGGAGTTTTTCGACAAGGACCTGCAATTTGATCAGGCCATCGAGATCTGCTCGCGGCTGGAAAAGACTGCGAAATCCCTCGGCCGCAAACTGGGCGTCAAGTTTTCCAACACCCTTGTGGTGCTGAACAACAGCAAGTTTTTCCCCTCCAGCGAAAGGGTGATGTATCTGTCGGGCCAGCCGCTGCATGTCATCACCTTGAACCTGGTCAGGAAATGGCGCCAGGCGGTTGGAACCGCCTACCCGGTTTCGTTTTCGGCAGGGGTGGACGCACAAAACTTCTGCAACGCCGTGGCCATGAATTTTACGCCCGTCACGACCTGCACCGACCTGCTCCGCCCCGGGGGTTACGGTCGGTTGCCGAATTACATGCACAAACTCGAAAGCAAGATGAAGGAGATGGGTGTCCGCACTCTGGGGGATTTCATCCTCTACTATGAGGATCAAGCCGTGAAAGCATTCGATCGGGTGACCGCTCAGGACGAGTGGAAGATGGAAGCGCCGACCCCACTGCGATCGCGGCTGCTGGACGAGGTGTTGCCGGCCTTTCTTCATGAATTCAGGAGGTGCCTGGAACGACGCGCTGCCACCCGGGAT
Coding sequences within:
- a CDS encoding glutamate synthase, yielding MAELYPAPFANLLKRMFVEYEREGKIFDLPKRKFYKADSSLDTSVRMHGHPASSPLGPAAGPQDQMAQNIVLAWLAGSRILELKTIQINDELKIARPCIDAHNIGYNIEWSQELKLEQSLREYVAGSMLIDILKSSGMGDVERSPEKTQTIFDMSVGYDLAGISTPRVRAWMESMKDASALVEELRQQIPAEFKDLRGLNFSTRLSDTLTLSTFHGCPAHEIERIVDFLLREMGLHVIIKLNPTLLGKPAVDHLLHDVMGYHEIRTEQEFFDKDLQFDQAIEICSRLEKTAKSLGRKLGVKFSNTLVVLNNSKFFPSSERVMYLSGQPLHVITLNLVRKWRQAVGTAYPVSFSAGVDAQNFCNAVAMNFTPVTTCTDLLRPGGYGRLPNYMHKLESKMKEMGVRTLGDFILYYEDQAVKAFDRVTAQDEWKMEAPTPLRSRLLDEVLPAFLHEFRRCLERRAATRDLISKHGESWKSQYDPSQVTEELTRFQVETIAVAGLLNMEVVVERTTRDERYYAKNNRSTPRKIGSHLYLFDCINCDKCVPVCPNDANFVYETEPCSLDYVNYRVTPGELLVEPGGHFEVREAHQLATFQDFCNECGNCDVFCPEDGGPYVEKPRLFGSSAAFEKWVSHDGFLVELGQHVERMRARLHGEEFYLEVDPLGDRARFRTPLGEIEFEYSTRRPLEQRLLEGVDEARIDVRNFLTMNSVLRGVLNPKYVNYVNVGSVSVLKR